Proteins co-encoded in one Actinomadura luteofluorescens genomic window:
- a CDS encoding carbohydrate ABC transporter permease, which yields MTGLRARGSLPHRLTHLTLIGVAFFSAFPIYWSVIVASQDNGAMAEVPPPMVPGGNLLANIAKVFDTAPFALALLNSLIVAGSITLSVVFFSTLAGFAFAKLRFRGRTLLLGLTVGTMMIPTQLGIIPLYMLMIKLHWTGTLYAVIAPALVNAFGVFFMTQYLSRALPTELLEAARVDGCGNWRLFWHVVAPVARPAAAVLGMLTFMTAWNDYFWPLVVLTPDDPTVQVALSALASGYVQDFSLGLAGTAVATLPLVLVFALLGKRIIGGIMQGAVKG from the coding sequence ATGACCGGACTCCGCGCCCGCGGTTCGCTGCCCCACAGGCTGACCCACCTGACGCTGATCGGGGTGGCGTTCTTCTCCGCCTTCCCCATCTACTGGAGCGTCATCGTCGCCTCGCAGGACAACGGCGCCATGGCCGAGGTGCCGCCGCCGATGGTCCCGGGCGGAAACCTGCTCGCCAACATCGCCAAGGTCTTCGACACCGCGCCGTTCGCGCTGGCGCTGCTGAACTCCCTGATCGTGGCGGGCTCCATCACACTCTCGGTGGTGTTCTTCTCGACGCTGGCCGGCTTCGCGTTCGCCAAGCTGCGCTTTCGCGGACGCACCCTGCTGCTCGGGCTGACCGTCGGGACCATGATGATCCCGACCCAGCTCGGGATCATCCCGCTGTACATGCTGATGATCAAGCTGCACTGGACCGGCACCCTGTACGCGGTCATCGCCCCCGCTCTCGTCAACGCGTTCGGGGTCTTCTTCATGACCCAGTACCTGTCCCGGGCGCTGCCGACCGAGCTGCTGGAGGCCGCCCGCGTCGACGGCTGCGGCAACTGGCGGCTCTTCTGGCACGTCGTGGCGCCGGTGGCGCGTCCCGCCGCCGCCGTTCTCGGCATGCTCACGTTCATGACGGCCTGGAACGACTACTTCTGGCCGCTGGTCGTCCTCACCCCGGACGACCCGACCGTCCAGGTCGCGCTGTCCGCACTCGCCAGCGGCTACGTCCAGGACTTCTCGCTCGGCCTGGCCGGCACCGCGGTGGCCACGCTGCCACTGGTGCTGGTCTTCGCCCTGCTCGGCAAACGCATCATCGGAGGCATCATGCAGGGGGCGGTCAAGGGATGA
- a CDS encoding carbohydrate ABC transporter permease, with protein MALRQTDPLPTATARRRTGPTRARHRPGGSRWNRFDRAVSPYAYVSPFLVIFAVFGLFPLLYTAWVALHDWSLLKGDQGFVGLDNFRTLLSDGNFWNAAFNTASIGVLSAVPQLLLALWLAHLLNRPLKAQTFYRITLLLPNVTSVVAVVVIFSQLFGRDYGLINMVLTHLGAGRVDWQAGTASSHVAIALMIIWRWTGYNALIYLAAMQAVPRELYEAATIDGASRLKQLRSITVPMIKPTLLFTMIVSTIGSMQIMAEPMLFGAQVGPAAIATGGAGRKFQTLSLYLYELGFRNFDFGYASAAAWLMLLLVMVAVGVNFLLARRMKGGLS; from the coding sequence ATGGCCCTGCGCCAGACCGACCCGCTCCCCACCGCCACCGCCCGGCGGCGAACCGGCCCCACCCGCGCCCGGCACCGGCCGGGCGGCTCGCGGTGGAACCGGTTCGACCGCGCCGTCAGCCCGTACGCCTACGTCTCGCCCTTCCTTGTGATCTTCGCCGTGTTCGGGCTGTTCCCGCTGCTGTACACGGCCTGGGTCGCGCTGCACGACTGGAGCCTGCTCAAGGGCGACCAGGGCTTCGTCGGCCTCGACAACTTCCGCACCCTGCTGTCCGACGGCAACTTCTGGAACGCGGCGTTCAACACGGCGTCGATCGGCGTGCTGTCGGCGGTGCCGCAGCTGCTGCTCGCGCTGTGGCTGGCCCACCTGCTCAACCGGCCGCTGAAGGCGCAGACCTTCTACCGCATCACCCTGCTGCTGCCCAACGTCACCAGCGTCGTGGCGGTCGTCGTCATCTTCAGCCAGCTGTTCGGCCGCGACTACGGCCTGATCAACATGGTGCTGACCCACCTCGGCGCCGGCCGCGTCGACTGGCAGGCCGGCACCGCGTCCAGCCACGTGGCCATCGCCCTGATGATCATCTGGCGCTGGACCGGCTACAACGCCCTCATCTACCTGGCCGCGATGCAGGCCGTCCCGCGGGAGCTGTACGAGGCGGCCACCATCGACGGAGCGTCGCGGCTCAAGCAGCTGCGCTCGATCACCGTCCCGATGATCAAGCCGACCCTCCTGTTCACGATGATCGTGTCCACCATCGGCTCGATGCAGATCATGGCGGAGCCGATGCTCTTCGGGGCCCAGGTCGGGCCGGCCGCGATCGCCACCGGCGGCGCGGGCCGCAAGTTCCAGACGCTGTCGCTCTACCTCTACGAGCTGGGCTTCCGCAACTTCGACTTCGGCTACGCGTCGGCCGCCGCCTGGCTGATGCTGCTGCTCGTCATGGTCGCGGTGGGCGTCAACTTCCTGCTCGCCCGCCGCATGAAGGGGGGCCTGTCATGA
- a CDS encoding extracellular solute-binding protein, which yields MRPTLGGRRARPRTRGGTPARALSATITAGALLLAGACGGSAAAGKENITLSVGLFGDFGFEPLYRRFEQAHPNVRIKERQATYDDHHTNLAAHIATGSGAADVEAIEVGYIGTYTAQPQRFVDLRKYGASTRQSEYLAWKWQQGVAANGAVIGLGTDVGGLALCYRRDLFAKAGLPADRAKVSALWPTWQAFLDTGRRFAAKAPSGAKFVDGPGEFFRAMVAQAPEGVYDRQDKVVAATNPAVKQAWDLSTRMVADGLSAKLTSFTPAWDTGFAKSSFATVACPAWMMAYIQEHSPGSSGRWDIAAIPGGGGSAGGTHLTVPTQSKHQKEAAELVQFLSAAPQQEAVFKAIGNFPSLPALYDKPEVRDHTNPFFNGAPVGKIYADSAKSLDPQHLGPAEGQVRAAIGNGLTRVDQGRQSPDQAWKQALDDVSKVK from the coding sequence ATGAGACCGACACTGGGCGGCCGCCGCGCCCGTCCCCGCACGCGAGGAGGGACGCCCGCGCGTGCCCTCAGCGCGACCATCACCGCCGGCGCGCTGCTCCTGGCCGGAGCCTGCGGCGGATCGGCCGCCGCCGGCAAGGAGAACATCACGCTGTCGGTCGGCCTGTTCGGCGACTTCGGGTTCGAACCCCTCTACCGCCGGTTCGAGCAGGCGCACCCGAACGTCCGGATCAAGGAACGCCAGGCGACCTACGACGACCACCACACCAACCTGGCCGCGCACATCGCGACCGGCAGCGGCGCGGCCGACGTCGAGGCGATCGAGGTCGGCTACATCGGGACCTACACCGCGCAGCCGCAGCGCTTCGTGGACCTGCGCAAGTACGGCGCGTCCACCCGGCAGAGCGAGTACCTGGCCTGGAAGTGGCAGCAGGGCGTCGCCGCGAACGGCGCGGTGATCGGACTGGGCACGGACGTGGGCGGCCTGGCACTGTGCTACCGGCGCGACCTGTTCGCGAAGGCCGGGCTGCCGGCCGACCGGGCCAAGGTCTCCGCGCTGTGGCCGACCTGGCAGGCGTTCCTGGACACGGGCCGGCGCTTCGCCGCGAAGGCTCCGTCCGGCGCGAAGTTCGTGGACGGCCCCGGCGAGTTCTTCCGCGCGATGGTGGCGCAGGCCCCGGAGGGCGTGTACGACCGGCAGGACAAGGTCGTGGCGGCCACCAACCCCGCCGTCAAGCAGGCGTGGGACCTGTCGACGCGGATGGTCGCGGACGGCCTGTCGGCCAAACTGACCTCCTTCACGCCCGCGTGGGACACCGGCTTCGCCAAGAGCTCCTTCGCGACCGTCGCCTGCCCGGCCTGGATGATGGCCTACATCCAGGAGCACTCCCCGGGCTCCTCCGGGCGGTGGGACATCGCCGCGATCCCGGGCGGCGGCGGCAGCGCGGGCGGCACTCACCTCACGGTGCCGACCCAGAGCAAGCATCAGAAGGAGGCCGCCGAACTGGTGCAGTTCCTTTCCGCCGCACCCCAGCAGGAGGCGGTGTTCAAGGCCATCGGCAACTTCCCCTCACTTCCGGCGCTGTACGACAAGCCCGAAGTCCGCGACCACACCAACCCGTTCTTCAACGGGGCGCCGGTCGGGAAGATCTACGCCGACTCGGCCAAGAGCCTCGACCCCCAGCACCTCGGTCCGGCCGAAGGCCAGGTCAGGGCCGCCATCGGCAACGGCCTGACCCGCGTGGACCAGGGCAGGCAGTCCCCTGACCAGGCCTGGAAGCAGGCTCTGGACGACGTGTCGAAGGTCAAGTAG
- a CDS encoding glycosyl hydrolase, translating to MTASDMSRPPGRRRPIRVRPRRPYQALVAAGVAVLIAGVLSLAALRPGDAAADTVGAGGYTTTQVGPLPSGCGSISTDPRQWVTANAPSGAVPTNDWWSSILWKRTNCAYGEPLAANPLSFRAQAGGLGFSYTTTPSISGSATGPGEYHFPYREDFVAGVAQLNSSEVKVDGWSDWTVSPYLSDGARSLRATIGKGLPFAFFRTSGGNARIAASGGATPAVWSNSGSWIGYTINGHDYAAYAPSGATWTVSGSTIGSTLAGKDYFSVAVLPTTASSSDADRKSLATAYGKSAYDHVTGTVVSYRYDEAGSTVTTTYKFTTAAMEGGGTGTVAALLPHQWRYLAAGTPLPQTYISPRGSLKVLTGIGSFTTSMRFHGVLPEVPAVADSGGSDAATLQNYLDAEKSDPTRQVSDDTYWTGKGLGRAARLAEIADQTGNTAVRDAALSAIRSKLTDWFTAPSGKTAHVFYYDRNWGTLIGYPASYGSDQELNDHHFHYGYYIAAAATLAKFDPQWASTERYGGMVDLLIRDANNYDRADTRFPYLRDFDIYGGHDWASGHGSFAAGNNQESSSEGMNFDNALIQWGQATGNTAVRDAGIYMYTTQAAAIQDYWFDTKDQIFPSGFPHREVGMVWSDGAAYSTWFSADPAKIQGINLLPVTGGHLYLGHDPDYVLTDYRDMLTNSGTTQPSSWTDIWYEFLALGDGDKALADFRANSGFTSEEGESKAHTFHWVRNLAALGHVDTSVTADSPLSSVFVNNGARTYVASNITSTDRTVHFSDGTTLTVPSGKTVASGANEWSGGSATGGGDGGGTPTPTPTPTGTPWKSTLYPQSDGSVLSSPGTTGTATLASAGGQNHDGTPTNPVTFTAKGVTLKYNNGATAFDLAVDAGTAVANGPQVRISYDRTGDGTWDRVETYHYYATDPQPGYEHYTQTAGLESATGSLGDLDGGTVRIEVWNAIGANPTTLGTGDKSVVTLPYN from the coding sequence ATGACCGCGTCCGACATGTCCCGGCCACCAGGCCGCCGGCGGCCGATCCGCGTCCGCCCGCGCCGTCCGTACCAGGCCCTGGTCGCCGCCGGCGTCGCCGTGCTGATCGCCGGAGTCCTGTCCCTGGCGGCCCTCCGTCCCGGCGACGCCGCCGCCGACACCGTGGGTGCCGGCGGCTACACCACCACCCAGGTCGGCCCGCTGCCTTCGGGATGCGGCTCGATCTCGACCGACCCGCGCCAGTGGGTGACGGCCAACGCCCCGTCCGGCGCCGTGCCGACCAACGACTGGTGGTCGTCCATCCTGTGGAAGCGCACCAACTGCGCGTACGGCGAACCGCTGGCCGCCAACCCGCTGAGCTTCCGCGCCCAGGCCGGCGGCCTCGGGTTCTCCTACACCACGACGCCGTCGATCAGCGGCTCCGCGACCGGTCCCGGGGAGTACCACTTCCCCTACAGGGAGGACTTCGTCGCCGGAGTGGCCCAGCTGAACTCCTCCGAAGTCAAGGTCGACGGCTGGAGCGACTGGACGGTGAGCCCATATCTCAGCGACGGAGCGCGCTCCCTGCGCGCCACGATCGGCAAGGGCCTGCCGTTCGCGTTCTTCCGCACGTCCGGAGGTAACGCGCGGATCGCCGCCTCCGGCGGGGCCACCCCGGCCGTCTGGTCCAACAGCGGTTCCTGGATCGGTTACACCATCAACGGCCACGACTACGCGGCCTACGCCCCGTCCGGAGCGACCTGGACGGTCAGCGGCTCGACGATCGGCTCGACGCTCGCCGGGAAGGACTACTTCTCCGTCGCCGTCCTGCCGACCACCGCGTCGAGCAGCGATGCCGACCGGAAGAGCCTGGCGACGGCCTACGGAAAGTCCGCCTACGACCACGTCACCGGCACAGTGGTCTCCTACCGGTATGACGAGGCGGGGAGCACCGTGACGACGACCTACAAGTTCACCACCGCCGCCATGGAAGGCGGCGGCACGGGAACGGTCGCGGCGCTGCTCCCCCACCAGTGGCGATACTTGGCGGCGGGCACCCCGCTGCCGCAGACGTACATCTCACCGCGCGGCTCCCTCAAGGTCCTCACCGGGATCGGCTCCTTCACCACCTCGATGCGGTTCCACGGTGTGCTCCCGGAGGTGCCCGCCGTCGCGGACTCCGGCGGATCCGACGCGGCCACCCTGCAGAACTACCTCGACGCCGAGAAGTCCGACCCGACCAGGCAGGTCAGCGACGACACGTACTGGACCGGCAAGGGCCTGGGGCGCGCCGCCCGCCTCGCGGAGATCGCCGACCAGACCGGGAACACGGCGGTGCGGGACGCGGCGCTGTCGGCGATCAGGTCCAAGCTCACCGACTGGTTCACCGCCCCGTCCGGGAAGACGGCGCACGTCTTCTACTACGACCGGAACTGGGGGACGCTCATCGGCTACCCGGCCTCCTACGGGTCGGACCAGGAGCTCAACGACCACCACTTCCACTACGGCTACTACATCGCCGCGGCTGCGACCCTGGCCAAGTTCGATCCCCAGTGGGCGTCCACGGAACGGTACGGCGGAATGGTCGACCTGCTGATCCGCGACGCGAACAACTACGACCGCGCCGACACCCGGTTCCCCTACCTGCGCGACTTCGACATCTACGGCGGCCACGACTGGGCGTCGGGGCACGGGTCGTTCGCGGCGGGCAACAACCAGGAGTCGTCGTCGGAGGGCATGAACTTCGACAACGCACTGATCCAGTGGGGGCAGGCCACCGGGAACACGGCCGTCCGCGACGCGGGCATCTACATGTACACGACGCAGGCGGCGGCGATCCAGGACTACTGGTTCGACACCAAGGACCAGATCTTCCCCAGCGGCTTCCCGCACCGCGAGGTCGGCATGGTCTGGAGCGACGGCGCGGCGTACTCCACCTGGTTCTCCGCCGATCCGGCCAAGATCCAGGGCATCAACCTGCTTCCCGTCACCGGCGGCCACCTCTACCTCGGCCACGACCCGGACTACGTGCTCACCGACTACAGGGACATGCTGACCAACAGCGGAACGACCCAGCCCTCCTCCTGGACGGACATCTGGTACGAATTCCTCGCGCTCGGCGACGGGGACAAGGCACTGGCCGACTTCCGCGCGAACAGCGGCTTCACGTCCGAGGAGGGTGAGAGCAAGGCCCATACCTTCCACTGGGTCCGCAACCTGGCCGCACTGGGGCACGTCGACACGAGCGTCACCGCCGACAGCCCCCTGAGCAGCGTCTTCGTCAACAACGGCGCACGCACGTACGTCGCTTCCAACATCACCTCGACGGACCGCACCGTCCACTTCTCCGACGGCACGACTCTCACTGTGCCCTCCGGCAAGACGGTCGCCTCCGGGGCGAACGAGTGGAGCGGCGGCAGCGCGACCGGAGGCGGCGACGGTGGCGGAACCCCCACGCCGACGCCGACGCCCACTGGGACGCCCTGGAAATCGACGCTGTATCCGCAGAGCGACGGGAGCGTGCTGTCGTCCCCCGGCACGACCGGCACCGCCACCCTCGCATCGGCCGGCGGGCAGAACCACGACGGGACGCCGACCAACCCGGTGACCTTCACCGCCAAGGGAGTGACCCTCAAATACAACAACGGCGCCACCGCCTTTGACCTCGCTGTCGACGCCGGGACCGCGGTAGCGAACGGCCCCCAGGTGCGGATCTCCTACGACCGCACCGGGGACGGGACGTGGGACAGGGTGGAGACCTATCACTACTACGCCACCGACCCGCAGCCCGGCTACGAGCACTACACCCAGACCGCCGGTCTGGAGTCGGCGACCGGATCTCTGGGCGACCTGGACGGCGGCACCGTCAGGATCGAGGTCTGGAACGCCATCGGCGCCAACCCGACCACCCTCGGCACCGGCGACAAGTCCGTCGTGACCCTGCCCTACAACTGA